The proteins below come from a single Chryseobacterium nepalense genomic window:
- a CDS encoding ABC transporter ATP-binding protein — translation MITINNLTKTYGKATVLNIEHLEIPNGETFGLVGNNGAGKTTLFSLMLDLIQATTGFVSIDGIKVHESEAWKNKVSAFVDDSFLIGYLTPEEYFYFIGELRGQNKASVDEFLKQFHDLFNGEILNSGKYVRDLSKGNQKKVGIVGAIIGNPEIIILDEPFANLDPSTQIKLKNLIKELSKQEGVTFLISSHDLSHTTEVCNRIVVVNKGQLVKDIQTNPETLRDLEQYFADQISSPAESANSPV, via the coding sequence ATGATCACAATTAATAATTTAACAAAAACATACGGCAAAGCAACCGTTTTAAATATAGAACATCTTGAAATTCCGAATGGTGAAACTTTCGGTTTGGTAGGAAATAATGGTGCTGGAAAAACCACTCTTTTCAGCCTGATGCTTGATCTGATTCAGGCAACAACAGGATTCGTAAGCATCGACGGAATAAAAGTACACGAATCTGAAGCGTGGAAAAACAAAGTTTCTGCTTTTGTGGACGATTCTTTCCTGATCGGTTATCTTACTCCGGAAGAGTATTTCTACTTTATCGGGGAGCTAAGAGGCCAAAACAAAGCTTCTGTTGATGAGTTTTTAAAACAGTTTCATGATCTATTCAACGGTGAAATTTTAAATTCCGGGAAATATGTCCGTGACCTTTCTAAAGGGAACCAGAAAAAAGTGGGAATTGTTGGCGCCATTATCGGAAATCCTGAAATCATCATTCTCGATGAGCCTTTTGCCAACCTTGATCCTTCCACGCAGATTAAGCTTAAAAACCTCATTAAAGAATTATCAAAACAGGAGGGTGTTACTTTCCTTATCTCCAGTCATGATCTTTCGCACACAACGGAAGTCTGCAACAGAATTGTTGTGGTAAATAAAGGCCAGCTGGTAAAAGATATCCAGACCAATCCGGAAACGTTGAGAGATCTCGAGCAGTATTTTGCAGACCAGATTTCAAGTCCGGCAGAAAGTGCGAATAGTCCTGTTTAA
- a CDS encoding DNA repair protein RecN, producing MLSRIYIKNFALIDTLEVSLNNGLQVITGETGAGKSIILGALRLILGERADVKSISKAEEKSIVETEFALNNQFKKFFIENDLDYEHQTIIRREILPSGKSRAFINDVPVTLDVLRELSSQLIDIHSQFETSNLFTAEYQFKIIDGLSENKQIIHDYQNEFSDFQSLKIQLKKLQTQLSEANKESDYKTFLLNELEELHLDDVDYEELQNQLSIQENAEMISDNLAQVLSRFHQEEVGILSFFNEAKNKLSRIAEVSGSFNELNERLETSFVELKDIISELEDEAENIEVNPENLVLLIELNNRINSLFIKHNVTDVSGLIEIRDQLSGEQQGASELESQIEDIQKNIAKKEKSLQTLSGTLSKNRKKYIPVFIKKTEALLKKLGLEKARVDIELQDTADFNQFGKENIQLLFQANSGFPLKPIQTAISGGERSRVMLAVKKIIAESDELPTLILDEIDTGVSGKVAEEIGNLMREMSADMQLIVISHLAQVAAKGNNNYKVVKQDVAGRTQSTIVSLSDEEKLNEIAQLLSGSKITEAALAQAKELIG from the coding sequence ATGCTTTCGAGAATATACATTAAAAACTTTGCCCTTATCGACACCCTTGAAGTGTCTTTAAATAACGGTCTTCAGGTGATTACCGGGGAAACTGGTGCCGGAAAATCTATCATTTTGGGTGCTTTGCGACTGATCCTTGGAGAAAGGGCAGATGTAAAATCGATCTCAAAAGCAGAAGAAAAAAGTATTGTTGAGACCGAATTTGCTTTAAATAATCAGTTTAAAAAATTCTTTATCGAAAATGATCTGGATTATGAACATCAGACCATTATCCGAAGAGAGATTCTGCCTTCAGGAAAATCTAGGGCTTTTATTAATGATGTTCCGGTCACTCTGGATGTTTTAAGAGAGTTGTCTTCTCAATTGATCGATATTCATTCCCAATTTGAAACTTCCAACCTTTTTACAGCAGAATACCAATTTAAAATTATTGACGGACTTTCTGAAAACAAACAAATTATTCACGATTATCAGAATGAATTTTCGGATTTTCAAAGTCTTAAAATACAGCTTAAAAAACTTCAGACACAACTTTCAGAGGCTAATAAGGAAAGCGACTATAAAACATTTTTACTGAATGAGCTTGAAGAGCTCCACCTGGACGATGTTGATTATGAAGAGCTTCAGAACCAGCTTTCCATCCAGGAAAATGCAGAAATGATCTCCGATAATCTTGCTCAGGTGTTATCAAGATTTCATCAGGAAGAAGTAGGAATTCTCTCATTTTTTAATGAAGCTAAAAACAAACTCTCCAGGATTGCGGAAGTGTCAGGAAGTTTTAACGAGCTTAATGAAAGGCTGGAAACTTCCTTCGTGGAATTAAAAGATATCATTTCCGAACTGGAGGATGAAGCAGAAAACATTGAAGTGAACCCGGAAAATCTGGTCTTATTAATTGAGTTAAATAACAGGATCAACAGCCTTTTTATAAAGCATAATGTTACAGATGTTTCCGGATTAATAGAGATCAGGGATCAGCTGTCAGGAGAGCAGCAGGGAGCATCGGAACTGGAATCCCAGATTGAAGATATTCAGAAGAATATTGCTAAAAAAGAAAAATCACTTCAGACGTTATCCGGCACATTATCAAAAAACAGGAAAAAATATATTCCTGTCTTTATTAAGAAAACAGAAGCTTTACTCAAAAAATTAGGCCTTGAGAAAGCCAGAGTAGATATTGAATTGCAGGATACCGCTGATTTCAATCAATTTGGGAAAGAAAATATTCAGCTGTTGTTTCAGGCAAATTCCGGATTTCCTTTAAAACCTATTCAGACCGCCATTTCCGGTGGTGAAAGATCGAGAGTGATGCTGGCTGTAAAGAAAATTATTGCCGAGAGTGATGAGCTTCCGACCTTAATTTTAGACGAAATCGATACCGGCGTTTCCGGAAAAGTAGCGGAAGAGATCGGAAACCTGATGCGCGAAATGTCTGCCGATATGCAGCTGATCGTCATTTCTCACCTCGCTCAGGTGGCTGCAAAAGGAAACAACAACTATAAAGTGGTGAAGCAGGATGTGGCCGGAAGAACACAATCCACCATCGTTTCTTTGAGTGATGAAGAGAAGCTCAACGAAATAGCCCAGCTTCTTTCCGGAAGTAAAATTACAGAAGCAGCGTTGGCGCAGGCTAAAGAATTAATCGGATAA
- a CDS encoding DUF5687 family protein gives MFIKFLKLEFKSFFRGSSLGINLAMKILRFIGILYFMACLVGGAFGAFFYIQEEMHQNPIQVVSRFMIAAWAVDLIVKYIWQELPTQNIKPFLTLNIPKKTLVNYMMGKTFLSAFSWLNSLFLITFAIIALFNGYNASGVVAWLVGISLLFYLNNFINILFNDKEIVAIIVGCIFTGVAALGYYNIVPVLDYSEKFFFNFYERPYFVVISVVLFSALWKICFSHIRKVFYLDQGLEVKKEVGKTENIMFLNKYGAIGTFINNDIKLLKRNKVTKGIVWGSFLFLFYGLLMFSSPIYKTPAMMMFMGLFVTGGFQFMFGQRVPAFDSSYYPLMMTLNVPYKEYLKAKWWLMNIVTGFSIILALCYVYFGWDMYLTFFAAGIYNIGVNSQFTLWSGAFNKMQIDLNAKEKRFGQKNSFNMKSLLLLIPKLFLPMVVFAIVKYSLGIEAGVISIAVLGLIGFLLREKIFDIIVKHYKVEKYSTLEAFKNKD, from the coding sequence ATGTTTATAAAATTCCTGAAATTAGAGTTCAAAAGTTTTTTTAGAGGAAGTTCTTTAGGAATCAACCTCGCGATGAAAATTCTTCGCTTTATCGGAATTCTCTATTTTATGGCATGTTTGGTGGGAGGAGCATTTGGTGCATTCTTTTACATTCAGGAGGAAATGCATCAGAACCCGATACAAGTGGTTTCCAGGTTTATGATCGCGGCCTGGGCGGTAGATCTTATTGTGAAATACATCTGGCAGGAATTACCCACACAAAACATCAAGCCTTTTCTTACCCTTAATATTCCTAAGAAAACGCTGGTCAATTATATGATGGGTAAAACTTTTCTGTCTGCTTTCAGCTGGCTGAATTCCCTGTTTCTGATCACCTTTGCCATTATCGCATTGTTCAATGGATATAATGCATCGGGTGTCGTGGCATGGCTGGTAGGAATTTCCCTGTTATTTTATCTGAACAATTTTATCAATATTCTTTTTAATGATAAAGAGATTGTTGCCATTATTGTCGGCTGTATTTTTACGGGAGTGGCAGCATTAGGTTATTATAATATTGTTCCTGTTCTGGATTATTCTGAAAAGTTTTTCTTTAATTTTTACGAAAGACCTTATTTTGTAGTAATTTCCGTTGTATTGTTTTCTGCTTTATGGAAAATCTGCTTCAGTCATATCCGAAAAGTATTTTATCTGGATCAGGGACTGGAGGTTAAAAAAGAGGTCGGGAAAACAGAAAATATCATGTTCCTGAATAAATACGGAGCCATTGGAACATTCATCAACAATGATATTAAATTACTAAAACGGAATAAAGTTACCAAAGGAATTGTATGGGGCAGTTTTCTGTTTCTTTTCTACGGATTACTGATGTTCTCTTCACCTATTTATAAAACACCGGCCATGATGATGTTTATGGGATTGTTTGTAACGGGAGGATTTCAGTTTATGTTCGGACAGCGGGTTCCTGCTTTCGACAGTTCATATTATCCATTAATGATGACCCTGAATGTTCCTTACAAAGAATATTTAAAAGCAAAATGGTGGCTGATGAATATCGTAACAGGCTTTTCTATCATTCTGGCGTTGTGTTACGTCTATTTCGGATGGGATATGTACCTTACTTTTTTTGCGGCAGGAATTTATAATATTGGGGTCAATTCTCAGTTTACACTCTGGTCTGGGGCATTCAACAAAATGCAGATTGACCTGAATGCAAAAGAAAAGAGGTTCGGGCAGAAAAACAGCTTTAATATGAAATCTTTGCTGCTGCTGATTCCTAAATTATTCTTACCGATGGTTGTATTTGCAATCGTAAAATATTCTCTCGGAATTGAGGCCGGCGTGATAAGCATTGCTGTTTTGGGATTAATAGGATTTTTATTAAGAGAAAAAATATTCGATATTATCGTAAAACATTATAAGGTAGAAAAATATAGTACATTAGAAGCATTCAAAAATAAAGACTAA
- a CDS encoding uroporphyrinogen-III synthase: MKILFTKNIDRTIISKELGDDIAVDCIEVIKTTPVQIHPFDLKDYSIIFTSVNGVDSFFRNGFRPDEDFTAKNYNKIYCVGEKTKKAVRKYGFGTFKVLKNADTLSKFITAKCQHERFLHFCGNLAISVLDNDLPLQNIKYKKVIVYNTEEINPVITEKYHAVVFFSPSGVRSFAKQNSLENITLISIGETTSREIRKHSSVAVLTAEGNTLLSLFKLIRKEILNKN; this comes from the coding sequence ATGAAAATCTTATTTACCAAAAATATAGACCGAACGATTATATCCAAAGAATTAGGAGATGATATTGCGGTTGATTGTATTGAGGTGATAAAAACAACTCCTGTACAAATTCATCCTTTTGACCTGAAAGATTATTCAATCATTTTTACCAGTGTAAACGGCGTGGATTCATTTTTCAGAAATGGCTTTAGACCCGATGAAGATTTTACTGCAAAAAACTACAACAAGATTTACTGTGTAGGGGAAAAGACGAAAAAAGCGGTAAGGAAATACGGGTTCGGAACTTTCAAAGTACTGAAAAATGCAGATACCCTTTCAAAATTTATTACCGCAAAATGCCAGCATGAACGTTTTCTCCACTTCTGCGGAAACCTGGCCATAAGTGTTTTAGACAATGATCTTCCGCTGCAAAATATTAAATACAAAAAAGTTATCGTTTATAACACCGAAGAAATTAATCCGGTAATAACTGAAAAATATCATGCTGTCGTATTTTTTAGTCCGAGCGGAGTTCGTAGTTTTGCAAAGCAGAATTCACTGGAAAATATAACGCTGATATCCATTGGTGAAACCACATCCCGTGAAATCAGAAAACACAGTTCAGTAGCAGTTTTAACGGCTGAAGGTAATACTCTCTTATCTCTTTTTAAGCTGATACGAAAAGAAATTTTAAACAAAAACTGA
- a CDS encoding NAD(P)H-dependent oxidoreductase, with translation MKLIEKLNWRYATKAMNGQKVPQEKVDKILEAARLAPTSSGLQPFEIIVITNQEIKEQIKPHAWNQPQITDCSHLLVFAAWDNYTEERINRMFDLTNEIRGFENEGWENYRQMLLGMYPQRPAEENFTHAAKQAYIGFGAAIIAAAFEEVDSTPMEGFVPEEVDKILNLQEKGLKSVLLLPLGYRDPSNDWLVNLTKIRKPKEDFVTEIN, from the coding sequence ATGAAATTAATTGAAAAACTGAACTGGAGATATGCTACCAAAGCAATGAACGGTCAGAAAGTGCCACAGGAAAAAGTGGATAAAATATTGGAAGCGGCAAGACTAGCCCCTACATCAAGCGGTCTGCAGCCTTTCGAAATTATTGTCATTACCAATCAGGAAATTAAGGAACAGATAAAACCTCATGCATGGAACCAGCCGCAAATTACGGATTGCTCACATCTTTTGGTTTTTGCAGCCTGGGATAATTATACCGAAGAAAGAATCAACAGGATGTTTGATCTGACAAATGAAATCAGAGGTTTTGAAAATGAAGGATGGGAAAACTACAGACAGATGCTGTTGGGAATGTATCCGCAAAGACCTGCTGAAGAAAACTTTACGCATGCCGCAAAACAGGCTTATATCGGGTTTGGTGCAGCGATTATCGCAGCGGCTTTTGAAGAAGTAGATTCTACACCAATGGAAGGTTTTGTTCCGGAAGAAGTGGATAAAATTTTAAATCTACAGGAAAAAGGGTTAAAAAGCGTTCTCTTACTGCCTTTGGGATATAGAGATCCTTCGAACGACTGGCTGGTAAACCTTACCAAAATAAGAAAACCGAAAGAAGATTTCGTTACAGAAATCAACTAA
- a CDS encoding DUF4835 family protein, with translation MKKFLSIFLILFLFSQSFSQELLATVQVNAQQLGGSNQSAYKALEKSLRDFINNTSWTGKRLQNFEKIKSNFAIVISERDGNRFRGSIVVQAVRPVYNTTYESPLLNLQDQRFSFDYVENENLIFNERQFSGKNLIDVISFYVYVILGVDADSFQSMAGTQWFQKAQQIAQNGESQNTYDGWKQINEPRSRSILIKEIMSPNWNQLRATIYSYHRAGLDNLFNQDQTAAKKVIFDALMQLRQYENSFQQAYFFNLFMDTKADEIFNIFNSGNNGGIVLADLKNELIILSPKSTESRWNKWKQ, from the coding sequence ATGAAAAAATTTTTAAGCATATTTTTAATTCTGTTTTTATTCAGCCAAAGTTTCTCCCAGGAGTTGCTGGCTACCGTACAGGTGAATGCCCAACAGCTGGGCGGAAGTAACCAGTCGGCATACAAAGCGCTGGAAAAAAGCCTCAGGGATTTCATTAACAACACAAGCTGGACAGGAAAAAGGCTTCAGAATTTTGAAAAGATAAAATCAAATTTTGCGATTGTTATCAGCGAAAGAGACGGAAACAGATTTAGGGGAAGCATTGTCGTACAGGCAGTTCGCCCGGTGTATAATACCACTTATGAATCTCCGCTTCTCAATCTTCAGGATCAGCGTTTTTCTTTTGATTACGTGGAAAATGAAAATCTTATTTTCAACGAAAGACAATTTTCCGGGAAAAATCTTATTGATGTGATCAGCTTTTATGTTTATGTAATCTTAGGAGTTGATGCAGACAGTTTTCAGTCGATGGCAGGAACGCAATGGTTTCAGAAAGCCCAGCAAATTGCCCAGAACGGAGAGTCTCAGAATACGTACGATGGGTGGAAGCAGATTAATGAACCGAGAAGCCGTTCTATTTTAATCAAAGAAATAATGAGCCCGAACTGGAACCAGCTGCGTGCAACCATCTATTCTTATCACAGAGCAGGACTTGATAATCTCTTTAATCAGGACCAGACTGCAGCTAAAAAAGTGATTTTTGATGCTTTAATGCAGTTAAGGCAATACGAAAATTCTTTCCAGCAGGCCTATTTTTTTAATCTTTTTATGGATACGAAGGCTGATGAGATCTTTAATATTTTTAATTCCGGGAACAATGGAGGGATCGTTTTGGCAGATCTGAAAAACGAATTGATCATACTTTCTCCTAAAAGCACAGAATCCCGCTGGAACAAATGGAAACAGTAA
- the hemE gene encoding uroporphyrinogen decarboxylase — MIKNDLYLKALRGETVERPPVWMMRQAGRYLPEFIALRDKYDFFTRCQTPELASEITVQPIRRFPLDAAILFSDILVVPQAMGIDFKMKESVGPWLDTPIRTMEQVQNVAVPDVNDTLGYVFDAIELTLQKLDNEIPLIGFAGSPWTILCYCVEGKGSKAFDIAKSFCFTQPEAAHLLLQKITDTTIAYLKRKVEKGVSAVQVFDSWGGMLSPADYQEFSWKYINQIVEALSPLTHVVVFGKGCWFALEDMVQSPVSALGVDWTIKPEFARTLTNHTMTLQGNFDPARLHSTPETIKKMVTEMINRFGKDRYIANLGHGILPNIPVENAEAFIRAVVDWKPNAEF; from the coding sequence ATGATTAAAAACGACCTATATTTAAAAGCGCTTCGCGGAGAAACCGTAGAAAGACCTCCTGTATGGATGATGAGGCAGGCAGGAAGATATTTGCCGGAATTTATTGCCCTTCGCGACAAATATGATTTCTTCACAAGATGTCAGACTCCCGAGCTGGCTTCCGAAATCACCGTACAGCCGATCCGAAGATTTCCGCTGGATGCAGCCATTTTGTTTTCGGATATTTTGGTGGTTCCGCAGGCGATGGGAATCGATTTTAAAATGAAGGAATCAGTAGGTCCGTGGCTTGATACGCCGATCAGAACGATGGAACAGGTTCAGAATGTTGCCGTTCCTGATGTGAATGATACGTTAGGCTATGTTTTTGATGCTATTGAACTGACTTTACAGAAATTAGATAATGAAATTCCGTTGATCGGTTTTGCAGGCTCTCCCTGGACTATCCTTTGCTACTGTGTGGAAGGAAAAGGAAGCAAAGCTTTTGATATTGCCAAATCTTTCTGTTTTACACAACCGGAAGCAGCCCATTTGTTACTTCAAAAAATTACAGACACTACTATTGCTTACCTGAAAAGAAAAGTTGAAAAAGGAGTGTCTGCCGTTCAGGTTTTCGATTCCTGGGGCGGGATGCTTTCTCCGGCAGATTATCAGGAATTTTCATGGAAATATATTAACCAGATCGTTGAAGCATTAAGTCCGCTGACGCATGTTGTGGTTTTCGGAAAAGGATGCTGGTTTGCACTGGAAGATATGGTACAGTCTCCTGTTTCCGCATTAGGCGTTGACTGGACGATTAAGCCTGAGTTTGCAAGAACGTTAACCAATCACACAATGACGCTACAGGGAAATTTTGATCCTGCAAGATTGCATTCAACTCCTGAAACAATCAAAAAAATGGTGACTGAAATGATCAACCGTTTCGGGAAAGACCGATATATTGCCAATTTAGGCCACGGAATTTTACCAAACATTCCTGTTGAAAATGCAGAAGCGTTTATCAGAGCGGTGGTGGATTGGAAACCAAATGCTGAGTTTTAA